A single Rhodothermales bacterium DNA region contains:
- a CDS encoding ATP-binding protein, protein MSESRTFSRVTSGTSAEADGVLEPLRALREAVAELEREAGSLGAKLDEVSESLQREKARNRTLTEQLARLEGGRTDAYEAKQDFLAIMSHELRTPLNGILGMAELLAGTPLNDEQLDYVQTVKESGTNLLSIVRNVLDYSELNSERSEPDRVWTDLEPLLAEVAADAFHEAFQKGLQVYARLDPKLPAAIETDPTRLQKILECLLSNAVKFTATGSLTLHAAVVELGTARARLHFAVSDTGVGIDPAQQAHIFDLFYQADSSDTRAYGGTGIGLALARQLVRTLGGELAVSSTPNAGSRFSFEIEVPALAVVPPVLDTLLATGGFAAITDNPAVGDHIEALAERWRIPIPIFSGPAALAEAHRDGTETSMVLIDLPADDIALTTLFSQLPAGLPVVGLSRPGQQIPPDLRGRVAATVAHPIWASVLLDAIHFTFALEQERRKREPISRTLTPSPTPPLETRPGPQILLVDQHPVNQRIVGQMFQRLGCRVTLATSGAKLAGVVSAGAFDAVLINANILEPDGCTAAIRLREALGPATPPLFAIGMGVTTPHTPRFASARFDGTFTAPFTLDQMKDILVRVKR, encoded by the coding sequence ATGAGCGAATCCCGCACGTTCTCACGCGTCACAAGCGGCACGTCGGCAGAGGCCGACGGCGTGCTTGAGCCGTTGCGAGCCTTGCGGGAAGCCGTCGCCGAGTTGGAGCGCGAGGCCGGGTCGCTCGGTGCGAAGTTGGACGAGGTGAGCGAATCGCTCCAGCGCGAAAAGGCGCGCAACCGCACCCTTACCGAGCAGCTGGCCCGCCTCGAAGGCGGTCGCACCGACGCGTACGAGGCCAAGCAGGACTTTCTGGCGATCATGAGCCATGAACTCCGAACGCCGCTGAACGGCATTCTGGGCATGGCCGAGTTGCTGGCCGGCACGCCCCTCAACGACGAGCAACTGGACTACGTACAGACCGTCAAGGAAAGCGGTACGAACCTGCTGTCTATCGTCCGGAACGTGCTGGACTACAGCGAGCTCAATTCCGAACGATCGGAGCCAGACCGGGTATGGACCGACCTCGAACCCCTACTCGCGGAGGTCGCCGCGGATGCGTTTCATGAGGCGTTCCAGAAAGGGCTCCAGGTGTATGCTCGGCTCGATCCGAAACTGCCGGCCGCCATTGAAACCGATCCTACGCGACTCCAGAAGATCCTCGAGTGCTTGTTGAGCAACGCCGTCAAGTTCACCGCAACGGGATCGCTCACCCTGCATGCCGCGGTGGTGGAGTTGGGCACGGCTCGAGCCCGACTGCATTTCGCCGTGAGCGACACCGGTGTCGGGATAGACCCCGCCCAGCAGGCGCACATCTTCGACCTCTTCTACCAGGCCGACTCCTCCGACACGCGCGCCTACGGCGGCACCGGGATCGGCCTGGCGCTGGCCCGGCAGCTGGTGCGCACCCTCGGCGGCGAGTTGGCGGTGAGCAGTACCCCGAACGCCGGCTCCCGATTTTCGTTTGAGATCGAGGTCCCGGCGCTGGCGGTCGTCCCTCCGGTGCTCGACACGCTCCTTGCTACCGGCGGATTCGCCGCGATCACCGACAACCCGGCAGTGGGCGATCACATCGAGGCCCTCGCCGAGCGCTGGCGGATCCCGATCCCCATCTTTTCCGGACCCGCAGCCCTCGCCGAGGCCCATCGCGACGGGACGGAGACATCCATGGTACTGATAGATCTGCCGGCGGACGATATCGCCCTCACAACGCTGTTCAGCCAGTTGCCGGCCGGGTTGCCCGTGGTGGGCCTGTCCCGCCCGGGCCAGCAGATCCCGCCCGACCTACGCGGCCGTGTCGCCGCAACCGTTGCGCATCCGATCTGGGCATCCGTGTTGCTCGACGCGATTCACTTCACGTTCGCGCTGGAGCAGGAGCGTCGGAAGCGCGAGCCCATCTCCCGAACCCTGACACCATCCCCGACACCGCCGCTCGAGACCCGGCCCGGGCCACAGATTCTACTGGTAGACCAGCACCCCGTGAACCAGCGGATCGTTGGCCAGATGTTCCAGCGGCTCGGATGCCGCGTGACCCTTGCCACGAGCGGGGCAAAGCTGGCCGGCGTTGTGTCCGCCGGCGCCTTCGATGCCGTGTTGATCAACGCCAACATCCTCGAGCCGGACGGCTGCACGGCCGCCATCCGTCTGCGCGAGGCCCTGGGTCCGGCCACCCCGCCGCTCTTCGCGATCGGTATGGGCGTAACCACCCCACATACGCCGCGCTTCGCGAGCGCCCGCTTCGACGGCACCTTTACCGCCCCCTTCACGCTGGATCAGATGAAGGATATTCTGGTGCGGGTGAAGCGGTAA